From a single Equus asinus isolate D_3611 breed Donkey chromosome 2, EquAss-T2T_v2, whole genome shotgun sequence genomic region:
- the NANOS1 gene encoding nanos homolog 1, producing the protein MEAFPWAPRSPRRGRAPPPMALVPSARYVSAPGPAHPQPFSSWNDYLGLATLITKAVDGEPRFGCARGGDDGGGGGGSPPSSSSSSCCSPHAGAGPGALGPALGPADYDEDEDDDSDEPGSRGRYLGGALELRALELCAGPAEAGLLEERFAELSPFAGRAAAVLLGCVPAAAAAETAPRDERAPAWAPEPRLHAASGAAAARLLKPELQVCVFCRNNKEAVALYTTHILKGPDGRVLCPVLRRYTCPLCGASGDNAHTIKYCPLSKAPPPPAARPPPRSARDGLPGKKLR; encoded by the coding sequence ATGGAGGCTTTCCCCTGGGCGCCCCGCTCGCCCCGCCGCGGCCGCGCCCCCCCGCCCATGGCGCTCGTGCCCAGCGCCCGCTACGTGAGCGCCCCGGGCCCGGCGCACCCGCAGCCCTTCAGCTCGTGGAACGACTACCTGGGGCTCGCCACGCTCATCACCAAGGCGGTGGACGGCGAGCCGCGCTTCGGCTGCGCCCGCGGCGGCGacgacggcggcggcggcggcggctccccgccctcctcttcctcctcgtcCTGCTGTTCTCCCCACGCGGGGGCCGGGCCCGGGGCGCTGGGGCCGGCGCTGGGGCCGGCCGACTACGACGAAGACGAGGACGACGACAGCGACGAGCCGGGGTCCCGGGGCCGCTATCTGGGGGGCGCGCTGGAGCTGCGCGCGCTGGAGCTGTGCGCGGGCCCCGCCGAGGCCGGGCTGCTGGAGGAGCGCTTCGCGGAGCTGAGCCCGTTCGCCGGTCGCGCCGCCGCCGTGCTGCTGGGCTGCGtacccgccgccgccgccgccgagacGGCGCCGCGCGACGAGCGGGCCCCGGCGTGGGCGCCCGAGCCCCGGCTGCACGCCGCCTCGGGGGCGGCCGCCGCCCGGCTGCTCAAGCCTGAGCTGCAGGTGTGCGTGTTCTGCCGGAACAACAAGGAGGCGGTGGCGCTCTACACCACCCACATCCTGAAGGGACCCGACGGGCGAGTGCTGTGCCCGGTCCTGCGCCGCTACACGTGTCCCCTGTGCGGCGCCAGCGGAGACAACGCGCACACCATCAAGTACTGCCCGCTCTCCaaagcgccgccgccgcccgccgcccgcccgccgccgcgcAGCGCCAGGGACGGCCTGCCGGGCAAGAAGCTGCGCTGA